GTGTCAATATAATTGAAATATTATCATATTTATTATCGTAATACTATCTTCAGCTTCCTGTAAAACATTAGTTCATAGCACTCTGGTAGGGGGTTAACAAAGATTGGCACAGAAATTCTAGTACTGTTCCCGTTGGCAGCAACACGATGCTCAACACTCTTGTATTTTCCATTACTCAATATCTCAAGAGCATCACCAACGTTAATTACTACTGATCCAGATATAGGAGGCACGTAAATCCAAGCAGATTCCTTCCCCATTTTTTGAACGTATAATCCTCCGATAGAGTCTTGAAGAAGAAATGTAAATGTAGAGGCGTCAGAGTGGCGGCTTACTCCAACTGCAAGTTCAGGGTTTGGGCAAATGGGATAGTAATTGAGGTTGATTCTCTTCGACCCCATTAGAAGTGATTCTCTCGAGTCTATTTCAACCTTTAACCGCTGCATTAGGGCCTTTAACACCCACTTGATGACAAACTCAGACTTCTTCATAAATTCCAGCACTTCATTGCTAAAACAATATGCAAGGTAACCTGTAAGGGAATTAGAGAATATAGTGCATGGTATATATGCTGTATACATCATTTGTTTattagaaatatatatatatatatatattaaatgtaTGTTGGTTGTTTCAATTTTGAAGGAGTGCACATTTTTGGGTTCCAAGTTTCCTGCACGAAGATGGCCAAAATTTGGAAGACTCGTCATCAGACACATACAACAAACTAAGGTAATCTTTCCACTCAAGAACCTTGTCTTCTTTGGGAGCAAAGCTTGTTCCAAGCCTAACATTTTTTGTAAGAAAATTTTCTTGCGAAAATATAATCTTCTCATCTAATGGCAACTCGAAGAATCTCCTGGTAGCTTCCATAGTATTGTCAAGAACCTCCAAGGGGATTCCATGATTAATAATTTGAAAGAATCCCCACTCTTCAGCAGCATCGGCAATATGATTAGCCACATTCGGAtcatcaaaatttaacatgtCAATTACAGGTATGGTCTCTTTACTCAAGACTTTTCTTATGTCTATTCGTTCTTCAGGAGGCTGAACATGTTGCTCCGGTAACGCATTTAGTCCGAGATCAGATATACCCTTTACTCCATGCCCTTTTGTTACTGCAAAATGTCTGTAGTCATCAGAGCAAGTGAGAGCCATTGATCGTGTGCTGTGATGGAATGGAACTTGAAAATTAAATATTTCGTGTCTTGACGTATGTAACATATGAAATGTAACTTGAACATTTATAGAATATACAGAAATTCAGAGTAAAGGACGATGTTGACATTCATGCAACTCTATGCTGTTTCTTCCGGAAGCACTAAGCAGAATGATTGATTATATCAAGGAAAATATTCCACATTATATCTAAATTAAAAATGTGACCAAAATGCTTATAATGTGGGAATCAATTTACGCCTTAGAGTGTGTACAAGTTTACTGAGTTTCTATTCATATTTTATCCTCTGGTGCATACATATGTTGAAATCATTTTGTTTGAAAACGTCCAACAAAATCACCAACCACCTCGTTATTAAATAATGAATAAATGTTATATTTAGCCTTATTTTTTTAATGCTTCAATCTTTTTAAAGGACTTCCGGGTTTAATCTCAGGGA
The sequence above is a segment of the Apium graveolens cultivar Ventura unplaced genomic scaffold, ASM990537v1 ctg621, whole genome shotgun sequence genome. Coding sequences within it:
- the LOC141703095 gene encoding feruloyl CoA ortho-hydroxylase F6H1-3-like encodes the protein MALTCSDDYRHFAVTKGHGVKGISDLGLNALPEQHVQPPEERIDIRKVLSKETIPVIDMLNFDDPNVANHIADAAEEWGFFQIINHGIPLEVLDNTMEATRRFFELPLDEKIIFSQENFLTKNVRLGTSFAPKEDKVLEWKDYLSLLYVSDDESSKFWPSSCRNEVLEFMKKSEFVIKWVLKALMQRLKVEIDSRESLLMGSKRINLNYYPICPNPELAVGVSRHSDASTFTFLLQDSIGGLYVQKMGKESAWIYVPPISGSVVINVGDALEILSNGKYKSVEHRVAANGNSTRISVPIFVNPLPECYELIGPIPQVLMNGEKPLYKNVLYSDYVKHFFRKSHDGKQTVNFAKI